The genome window CAAAGTAGTCATTTTCAGAAAATCTCGCAGATGAATGTGCTTAATGCCATCAATATTGGTTTGACTGTAAAGCCTATCCATAGAAATCACGTATTTGGGATGACTGTCTTTTATCAATTTCAAATTGCCGAATTCACGCTCTACCGTTTCCTCAGAAGCCAGCAGATAGGTAACTTGCACATACGCCACACTATCCGCTTTCTCGGCAACAAAATCAATCTCAGCCTTATACATCTGACCAACATATACTTTATACCCCATCCTGCACAAATGGATATATACAGCGTTTTCCATCACCTTTTCGATATCAAAACGCCTGTTGCCACCTATAATATGATTCCTGATTCCCAGGTCTTCGAAATAGAACTTGTCGCCTAACTCGAAAAGTCGCTTGCCATGAATGTCGTATCTGTTAACTCGATCGATAATAAAAGCATTGCTTAAATACTCCAAATACGTGAGAATCATCTTGGCAGACGTTTCGGTGTTCTGGCTTTTCAGAAATTTTACAATACTCGTTGCTGAGAATTGTTTACCGATATTATCGCTCACAAACTTCAGCAGCGTTCGCAACAATGGTATGTTTCTGATGTTTTCTCGCTCTATGATATCACGAAGTACTATCGTATTATACACATTGTCAAGATAATCTTCTACCAAATCCGTATTTTCCAATCCAAAACTGCGCAACTGAGGGAGCCCGCCATACTGCAGATACAGGTTCAAGGAAGCATCATCATCCTTCAGTTCATGGAACGTCAGGAACTCTTCATAGCAGAGTCCTCTAATGCGATAAGCAATATATCTGCCTCTCAGGCGAGTTGCCAGTTCGCCCGAAAGCATTTTGGCGTTGCTGCCGGTAATCATAATCTGGCAGGTATCATCCGATTGGATACTGAGGAGTGCTTTCTCGAAATCAGAAATCTCCTGCACCTCATCAATAAACAGATAGTTTTCCTTACCCTCAACGATGTTGGCTGCTACATAAGCCTCCAGATCCTGATAGTTGGCTATCATATCAAATGAGGTTTTCTCCTTATCTATATAGATAACGTGATTTTCTTCATTCTCAGCGATTTGATTATAAATTCGCCGCATCACACAACTCTTGCCGACACGCCTCTGGCCCGTCAATGCAATCATCATTCCACGTCCAAACATGCGTTCGATACGATTGGAATACCCTAGTCTTTCTAATATTTTTTGTTTCATACGAGTAAAACTACTCACAAAGATACTCTTTTTGTTTCACATAAGTAACAAAAACGATAGATTTTTTGTTTTTATTACTTATAATTAACAGGTTTGGTACACATTGCGCCTCACGGGAAGCGACAAGGGTCTATATGCCACGATGAACAGATGGCGTATAGACCCTTGATTATATGGTGATATTCGTAATCTACATCTCCGCTTTCAGCAGCTTTATCTCCTCTGCCGTCAGCCCCGTCATATCCATGATAGACGCTTCATCCATACCCTTTGCCAGCATCTTTCTGGCAATCTCAAGGCTTCGCAGGTTCATGCCTTCAGCTCTGCCTTCTTCTCTGCCTTGCTTCATGCCTATTTCTATACCTTCACGCTTAGCAGTGTCTACGGAATTCTTGATGTCGCGATATGCCATCTTGCTGGTCTCGTACTCCCTCATTTCCTGCGGAGTAAACTTGGCTATCTCGGCTTCCTCAAAGAGACGGTCGAAGACTTTATCGCACAGTTCTTTAGGGCGCTGGGTAAGCTTATAGAGATTCTTCAGTGCATAGAGCCACTTCTCGTAGAGTGTATCCAATTCTTCCAGGGATTTGTTGAACTTGGAAATCTCTACATAGATATATTCTAGTTTGTCGTAAAATACTTTATGGGTAGCTGTGTCGCACAACTGCACATGATGGCGGATTTTCTCCTTGTCGAATGCGTCCTCGTTCATGCTGAAGTTGAGCAGGGCTACGGTATAGACATGATTGAGCTTGAAATCCCATTCATTCCCCTTTGGTGCCTGTTCACGGATAGGGAAGGTTGAGTAGAAA of Segatella copri contains these proteins:
- a CDS encoding ATP-binding protein, with the protein product MKQKILERLGYSNRIERMFGRGMMIALTGQRRVGKSCVMRRIYNQIAENEENHVIYIDKEKTSFDMIANYQDLEAYVAANIVEGKENYLFIDEVQEISDFEKALLSIQSDDTCQIMITGSNAKMLSGELATRLRGRYIAYRIRGLCYEEFLTFHELKDDDASLNLYLQYGGLPQLRSFGLENTDLVEDYLDNVYNTIVLRDIIERENIRNIPLLRTLLKFVSDNIGKQFSATSIVKFLKSQNTETSAKMILTYLEYLSNAFIIDRVNRYDIHGKRLFELGDKFYFEDLGIRNHIIGGNRRFDIEKVMENAVYIHLCRMGYKVYVGQMYKAEIDFVAEKADSVAYVQVTYLLASEETVEREFGNLKLIKDSHPKYVISMDRLYSQTNIDGIKHIHLRDFLKMTTLV
- a CDS encoding Rpn family recombination-promoting nuclease/putative transposase; the protein is MIMKQVEERYISLLTDFGFKRIFGTAMNKDLLICFLNSLFNGKQVVKDVSYLNPEHVGDVYTDRRAIFDVYCEGENGEKFIVEMQNAYQTYFKDRALFYSTFPIREQAPKGNEWDFKLNHVYTVALLNFSMNEDAFDKEKIRHHVQLCDTATHKVFYDKLEYIYVEISKFNKSLEELDTLYEKWLYALKNLYKLTQRPKELCDKVFDRLFEEAEIAKFTPQEMREYETSKMAYRDIKNSVDTAKREGIEIGMKQGREEGRAEGMNLRSLEIARKMLAKGMDEASIMDMTGLTAEEIKLLKAEM